The window TTATGGGGCAAGTGGTCTGTGACATTTGGCTGAGTGTTGACATTACCTGCTGCACGTGCTCCATCTTGCATCTCTCAGCTATAGCTTTGGATCGGTATCGAGCAATCACAGATGCTGTTGAGTATGCCAGGAAAAGGACTCCAAAGCATGCTGGCATTATGATTACAATAGTTTGGATTATATCTGTTTTTATCTCTATGCCTCCTCTATTCTGGAGGCACCAAGGAACTAGCAGAGATGATGAATGCATCATCAAGCACGACCACATTGTTTCCACCATTTACTCAACATTTGGAGCTTTCTACATCCCACTGGCATTGATTTTGATCCTTTACTACAAAATATATAGAGCAGCAAAGACATTATACCACAAGAGACAAGCAAGTAGGATTGCAAAGGAGGAGGTGAATGGCCAAGTCCTTTTGGAGAGTGGTGAGAAAAGCACTAAATCAGTTTCCACATCCTATGTACTAGAAAAGTCTTTATCTGACCCATCAACAGACTTTGATAAAATTCATAGCACAGTGAGAAGTCTCAGGTCTGAATTCAAGCATGAGAAATCTTGGAGAAGGCAAAAGATCTCAGGTACAAGAGAACGGAAAGCAGCCACTACCCTGGGATTAATCTTGGGTGCATTTGTAATATGTTGGCTTCCTTTTTTTGTAAAAGAATTAGTTGTTAATGTCTGTGACAAATGTAAAATTTCTGAAGAAATGTCCAATTTTTTGGCATGGCTTGGGTATCTCAATTCCCTTATAAATCCACTGATTTACACAATCTTTAATGAAGACTTCAAGAAAGCATTCCAAAAGCTTGTGCGATGTCGatgttagttttaaaaatgtttattattgaaGGATGGGGGTTTTTGAGGGGAGGAATAACTAGATGAATGCCAAATAATAAAACACTTAAGCTTTTAGAGGGAAATACATGAAAACTGCTAAATTGATAAggctataatttatattttaatagcaatGTGAATATAAAAGTTATTGATCACCACTATTCTAGGGtattcaaaattagaaaataatttatgtaggtTATAAACAATATTTTGCCTATGCAATGTTCCTAAAAAGCtaactggaaaaaatatatatatatacaatagtaATGACAGTGATTTTCCATGTTTACATCTTACAATAATTATAGAGGAGTTTTCAATTAACAACATACCTCCCTCCATAATTTCTATCTAGTCCTACTGTTTTATaatataattctattattttgtataagaaaatataattcacCACAAAGTACACATTTCTCCTGTCTCCATTCTTGTCCCTTCTCCATCTTACCCTGAGcaaaagggagggggaaggagcaACTCTTACTTAGTGTGActgcagaaaatgtaaaaaagtcAGAGCTTGAAATTGTCCTTGTGTTTAGGTA is drawn from Homo sapiens chromosome 3, GRCh38.p14 Primary Assembly and contains these coding sequences:
- the HTR1F gene encoding 5-hydroxytryptamine receptor 1F, whose translation is MDFLNSSDQNLTSEELLNRMPSKILVSLTLSGLALMTTTINSLVIAAIIVTRKLHHPANYLICSLAVTDFLVAVLVMPFSIVYIVRESWIMGQVVCDIWLSVDITCCTCSILHLSAIALDRYRAITDAVEYARKRTPKHAGIMITIVWIISVFISMPPLFWRHQGTSRDDECIIKHDHIVSTIYSTFGAFYIPLALILILYYKIYRAAKTLYHKRQASRIAKEEVNGQVLLESGEKSTKSVSTSYVLEKSLSDPSTDFDKIHSTVRSLRSEFKHEKSWRRQKISGTRERKAATTLGLILGAFVICWLPFFVKELVVNVCDKCKISEEMSNFLAWLGYLNSLINPLIYTIFNEDFKKAFQKLVRCRC